In Mastomys coucha isolate ucsf_1 unplaced genomic scaffold, UCSF_Mcou_1 pScaffold5, whole genome shotgun sequence, one genomic interval encodes:
- the Ccdc43 gene encoding coiled-coil domain-containing protein 43 isoform X2, which produces MRAGPAARPVRHCGRHPPVRQDPVPSMAAPSEVAGAVFGEGDGGGFGSWLDGRLEALGVDRAVYAAYILGVLQEEEEEEKLDALQGILSAFLEEDSLLDICKEIVGRWSETRDVTTTVKKEDEVQAITTLIEKQAQIVVKPRVVSEEEKQRKAALLAQYADVTDEEDEDEKDDLGASPANIGSDKTLFRNTNVEDVLNARKLERDSLRDESQRKKEQDKLQREKDKLAKQERKEKEKKRTQRGERKR; this is translated from the exons ATGCGCGCTGGGCCAGCGGCGCGGCCCGTCAGGCACTGCGGTAGGCACCCTCCGGTCCGGCAGGACCCGGTCCCCAGCATGGCGGCGCCCAGCGAAGTGGCCGGGGCAGTCTTCGGTGAAGGCGATGGCGGGGGTTTTGGATCCTGGCTTGACGGACGGTTGGAGGCGCTGGGAGTGGACCGAGCCGTTTACGCCGCTTACATCCTCGGCGTcctacaggaggaggaggaggaagagaagctggaCGCCCTTCAGGGTATCCTCTCCGCTTTCCTG GAAGAAGATTCCCTCCTTGACATCTGTAAGGAAATTGTGGGACGATGGTCAGAAACGCGGGATGTCACCACCACAGTAAAAAAGGAAG ATGAGGTGCAGGCCATCACCACCTTGATTGAGAAGCAGGCCCAGATTGTGGTGAAGCCCAGGGTGGTCtcagaagaagagaagcagaggaaagcaGCCCTGCTGGCCCAGTATGCCGATGTGACGGACGAAGAGGA TGAAGATGAGAAAGATGATCTGGGTGCTTCACCAGCAAACATCGGCTCTGACAAAA CCCTGTTCCGAAACACCAATGTGGAAGATGTTCTCAATGCTCGGAAATTGGAGAGAGACTCACTTCGGGATGAGTCCCAAAGGAAGAAGGAGCAGGACAAGCTGCAGAGGGAGAAGGACAAACTAGCCAAGCAGGAAcgcaaggagaaggaaaagaaaaggacacagaGAGGCGAACGAAAGAGATAA
- the Ccdc43 gene encoding coiled-coil domain-containing protein 43 isoform X1, whose translation MRAGPAARPVRHCGRHPPVRQDPVPSMAAPSEVAGAVFGEGDGGGFGSWLDGRLEALGVDRAVYAAYILGVLQEEEEEEKLDALQGILSAFLEEDSLLDICKEIVGRWSETRDVTTTVKKEDEVQAITTLIEKQAQIVVKPRVVSEEEKQRKAALLAQYADVTDEEDEDEKDDLGASPANIGSDKSILLFVHPLCFSTVLLEISCHFAVTATGFLSPRKSYHVSIGSPMPSTALDSQLSKYSTPKTTLTRAMLASNMLG comes from the exons ATGCGCGCTGGGCCAGCGGCGCGGCCCGTCAGGCACTGCGGTAGGCACCCTCCGGTCCGGCAGGACCCGGTCCCCAGCATGGCGGCGCCCAGCGAAGTGGCCGGGGCAGTCTTCGGTGAAGGCGATGGCGGGGGTTTTGGATCCTGGCTTGACGGACGGTTGGAGGCGCTGGGAGTGGACCGAGCCGTTTACGCCGCTTACATCCTCGGCGTcctacaggaggaggaggaggaagagaagctggaCGCCCTTCAGGGTATCCTCTCCGCTTTCCTG GAAGAAGATTCCCTCCTTGACATCTGTAAGGAAATTGTGGGACGATGGTCAGAAACGCGGGATGTCACCACCACAGTAAAAAAGGAAG ATGAGGTGCAGGCCATCACCACCTTGATTGAGAAGCAGGCCCAGATTGTGGTGAAGCCCAGGGTGGTCtcagaagaagagaagcagaggaaagcaGCCCTGCTGGCCCAGTATGCCGATGTGACGGACGAAGAGGA TGAAGATGAGAAAGATGATCTGGGTGCTTCACCAGCAAACATCGGCTCTGACAAAAGTATCCTTCTCTTTGTCCATCCCTTGTGTTTCTCCACAGTCCTCCTGGAGATCAGTTGTCATTTTGCTGTCACTGCTACAGGCTTCCTCTCTCCAAGGAAGTCGTATCATGTCAGTATTGGGAGCCCTATGCCTAGCACAGCCCTGGATAGCCAACTTAGCAAATACTCTACCCCAAAAACCACGTTAACAAGGGCCATGCTAGCCTCCAATATGCTAGGGTGA